From one Microlunatus sp. Gsoil 973 genomic stretch:
- a CDS encoding glycosyltransferase produces the protein MDDTDSVSVLIRSGNLGDRLPRLVGTLDDQSLPYGRYEVIFLDAGSSDGTSARIRQLVDRRPNVHLIESDADGWRPALEAAAGEFVLCLGDDDRLLPGGLANLLAAAADKDVVLAGGGDAGPVGFLPDSIEATGVTSATEPLSGIRAITPFALIRRELLLGMGSDLPAADDFRRTRVGLLASSATIGTCGTPVGLGSGPPSGTSAERILADASGAAELLGDSDSAAWLVAAHAAALLDQPSTSLTPEVEGQLTELVQRHWKDRDPAPLPPLYRALVQAAVDGIPASAAGLLNIAELSPAVESATAEWSDGRLRLAVTGTVPAPSTSPVLVPDHRPVRLTVRNVNTGIRYDLATEVTIEAIEGSTGFVARAVVDVAEAAAGEPLTEGVWQVLVRLVGTGSRSAVTVAVPACTVPGGVVDGIPIGVFAADGQLRLDVGARQHGLLGAPFTPDRATITESARGALLSIADPNLVVRGDAALPAALFLGSFRLPAVLRSAESGVRLECYVSGLAGVSKLQAQVGRAQRQPLGLQLRITAIGEMSIEPAAPDRPAAKRSAAKRPAGKQSPVKKPGAPKPAARKPTAKNSARHQKNPVKQQRNRRIVDRVPGPLRPVARSAARSPVLQRAYRQLRRLI, from the coding sequence ATGGACGACACGGATTCGGTATCGGTGCTGATCAGATCGGGCAACCTCGGCGACCGACTCCCACGGCTCGTCGGGACGCTGGACGACCAGAGTCTGCCCTACGGCCGCTACGAGGTGATCTTCCTTGATGCGGGTTCGTCCGACGGCACGTCCGCCCGGATCCGGCAACTGGTCGACCGGCGGCCGAATGTGCATCTGATCGAGTCGGATGCTGACGGCTGGCGCCCTGCGCTGGAGGCGGCCGCCGGCGAGTTCGTGCTCTGCTTGGGCGACGACGACCGGTTACTCCCCGGCGGCTTGGCGAACCTGCTGGCAGCGGCTGCGGACAAGGACGTCGTGTTAGCAGGTGGTGGCGACGCCGGACCGGTGGGTTTTCTCCCCGACAGCATCGAGGCGACCGGGGTCACCTCGGCGACCGAGCCGCTATCCGGCATCAGGGCCATCACTCCCTTCGCGCTCATCCGCCGCGAACTGCTACTGGGAATGGGGTCGGACCTGCCGGCCGCGGACGACTTCCGCCGGACCAGGGTCGGACTGTTGGCGTCATCGGCAACCATCGGCACCTGCGGCACACCAGTCGGTCTCGGCTCAGGCCCGCCCTCGGGGACGTCCGCCGAACGAATTCTCGCCGATGCCTCCGGGGCAGCGGAGTTGTTGGGTGATTCCGACAGCGCGGCCTGGCTCGTGGCCGCCCATGCCGCCGCGCTGCTCGACCAGCCGTCGACGTCACTCACTCCTGAGGTGGAAGGACAGCTCACCGAGCTGGTCCAGCGACATTGGAAGGACCGGGATCCCGCGCCGCTGCCTCCGCTGTACCGAGCCCTGGTGCAGGCAGCGGTCGACGGAATCCCGGCGTCGGCAGCAGGACTGTTGAACATCGCTGAGCTTTCTCCCGCTGTCGAATCGGCAACGGCGGAGTGGTCGGACGGCAGGCTCAGGCTGGCGGTAACAGGGACGGTTCCTGCCCCGTCGACCAGCCCGGTGCTGGTACCGGACCACCGGCCCGTTCGGCTGACGGTGCGGAACGTGAACACCGGGATCCGCTACGACCTCGCTACCGAGGTCACGATCGAGGCGATCGAGGGATCCACCGGGTTCGTCGCGCGCGCTGTGGTGGACGTCGCGGAGGCGGCAGCCGGAGAACCGTTGACCGAAGGCGTCTGGCAGGTACTGGTTCGGCTGGTCGGAACCGGATCCCGCTCCGCGGTCACCGTCGCTGTGCCCGCCTGCACAGTGCCGGGCGGCGTCGTCGACGGCATCCCGATCGGTGTCTTCGCCGCCGACGGTCAGCTGCGTCTGGACGTCGGGGCCCGACAACACGGCCTGTTGGGCGCGCCGTTCACCCCTGACCGGGCCACGATCACCGAATCGGCCCGGGGTGCGCTGCTCAGCATCGCCGACCCGAACCTCGTGGTCCGCGGAGACGCCGCACTTCCGGCCGCCCTGTTCCTGGGCTCCTTCCGGCTGCCTGCAGTGCTGCGTTCCGCCGAATCCGGGGTACGCCTGGAGTGTTACGTCAGCGGTCTGGCCGGCGTGTCGAAACTCCAAGCGCAGGTCGGTCGGGCCCAGCGGCAGCCCCTCGGTCTGCAGCTGCGGATCACTGCCATCGGGGAGATGTCGATCGAACCTGCCGCGCCGGATCGGCCCGCAGCAAAGCGGTCGGCTGCCAAGAGACCGGCCGGCAAGCAATCACCTGTCAAGAAGCCGGGCGCCCCGAAACCGGCTGCCCGAAAGCCAACCGCCAAGAACTCGGCCCGCCACCAGAAGAACCCAGTGAAGCAGCAGCGGAACCGCCGCATCGTGGATCGGGTTCCCGGTCCGTTGCGCCCCGTGGCCCGCTCAGCGGCGCGATCACCCGTCCTGCAACGGGCGTACCGGCAGCTCAGGCGTCTGATCTGA
- a CDS encoding polysaccharide pyruvyl transferase family protein, with amino-acid sequence MTNREDLNVLRLKPGPVRRHLVDLATARLVGRPAKAPRRQVHHSVLDDYEVADLIEVGGWVPLNYFTYRPNFGDLLSPWLIEQMTGRPAIVANRKNPHYLVIGSIVSQSTDQSIVWGAGVYGTEREDEVAKNASFTAVRGPLTRAKLSAARGFGIPVPEVYGDPALLLPLYYRPEVPVTHEYGVVVRWSERKWANGTYGPGVKLIDFSRSDVEAVVRELLSCRKIITSSLHGLIVADAYGIPNAWLASSSPRGGVFKYYDYFASVNKFRQPQRFDPSDRPVTAERLRTSFAFSEESIDFDYRALLDAAPFLRRKGRSRSEPRPATSS; translated from the coding sequence ATGACTAATAGGGAAGACCTGAATGTCCTCCGGTTGAAGCCGGGGCCCGTGCGCCGCCACCTTGTCGATCTGGCGACGGCCCGGTTGGTTGGGCGGCCGGCCAAGGCGCCGCGGCGGCAGGTTCACCACAGCGTCCTGGACGACTACGAGGTAGCCGACCTGATCGAGGTCGGGGGCTGGGTCCCACTGAACTACTTCACCTACCGACCGAACTTCGGTGACCTGCTGTCTCCTTGGCTGATCGAGCAGATGACCGGCAGGCCGGCGATCGTCGCGAACCGGAAGAATCCGCATTACCTGGTCATCGGATCGATCGTCAGTCAGAGCACCGACCAGTCGATCGTTTGGGGAGCGGGCGTCTACGGTACCGAGAGGGAGGACGAGGTCGCCAAGAACGCCAGCTTCACCGCGGTCCGGGGTCCGCTGACCAGGGCCAAGCTCAGCGCGGCACGGGGTTTCGGGATTCCGGTTCCCGAGGTGTACGGCGACCCCGCGTTGTTGCTACCGCTCTACTACCGACCCGAGGTGCCGGTCACCCACGAGTACGGCGTCGTGGTGCGGTGGAGCGAGCGGAAATGGGCGAACGGCACCTACGGACCGGGTGTCAAGCTGATCGACTTCTCCCGTTCAGATGTCGAAGCGGTCGTCCGGGAACTGCTCTCCTGCCGGAAGATCATCACCTCGTCCCTGCACGGGCTGATCGTCGCCGATGCCTACGGCATCCCCAACGCCTGGCTGGCCTCGAGTTCGCCGCGCGGAGGGGTCTTCAAGTACTACGACTACTTCGCATCGGTGAACAAGTTCCGGCAGCCGCAGAGGTTCGATCCCTCGGATCGACCGGTCACCGCCGAGCGGTTGCGCACGTCGTTCGCCTTCAGTGAAGAATCGATCGACTTCGACTACCGGGCGCTGCTCGACGCGGCGCCGTTCCTGCGCCGCAAGGGGCGCTCCCGGTCGGAGCCCCGGCCGGCGACCAGTTCCTGA
- a CDS encoding LicD family protein: protein MPLGRVVRSQLARVARARSGGSDSGQDPLRSLVNDYQVAGLLEVDGKVPVNYFTFSANFGDLLSPWLVSKMTGREVVVADRDKPHYVAIGSIISQGTDLSIFWGTGAYGTEAKREVPANARFTAVRGPLTQAKLSAAKGFGIPVPEVYGDPTLLVPLYYQPEVPVTDEYGVVVRWSERAWAEATYGPDVKLIDCSRGDVEGVIDDVLSCRRIVSSSLRALTLADAYGIPSAWLASSSPRGGVFQFYDYFASVNKFRQPQKLDLADRPVTVDLLAELSFTDEPITFDHRCLLDAAPFLRRKGAHRAGPSSIPTREPGDSLRNKDGTAVLVPSLGYFGGIAANYFSVKVPRPVSRLRLFLTEAEAQLDLRGLEMYRNGRRVGVDESNISTAQSSDARRPGARRSPFAFGGIRTEKQTAPWWAVTFDPPVDADEVRIYNRLDGWGVRASSLTVAAAGPDGYFETIRSVDSDRAVEATLDLLHRITGRDLDLSVLASQSEAIRLREELLADLAERTLSGLLTADREEQRLLSSLIPRRRLPEGQSLSDDEWTLLGHLLAAERARVPSSKTSMAAFHRVLDSRAKLRRLESEVNRAGEVLGSPRAVLTRHGFTDIGILQQRADDYVGLILRATALLDECGYPAMIAYGTLLGAVREGNFLAHDDDVDMLIPIPAANRDEVEKVLAPLAEQLRSKGWRVSRPNSYTNFHLGEPETGLHVDVFPLLVDGERSSLHMEKMRLRDIATDVVLPPKPFTFLGREVLVPADPEAFLADRYGDGWSTPDPFYDWPWALHD from the coding sequence ATGCCGTTGGGGCGTGTTGTCCGGAGCCAGCTCGCCAGAGTCGCCAGAGCGAGGTCGGGCGGCTCCGATTCCGGCCAGGACCCGCTCAGGTCGCTGGTCAACGACTATCAGGTCGCCGGCCTGCTCGAGGTCGACGGCAAAGTCCCGGTCAACTACTTCACCTTCTCGGCGAACTTCGGTGACCTGTTGTCGCCGTGGCTGGTTTCGAAGATGACCGGGCGCGAGGTGGTCGTCGCTGATCGTGACAAGCCGCACTACGTGGCCATCGGGTCGATCATCAGCCAGGGAACCGACCTGTCGATCTTCTGGGGGACCGGCGCCTACGGCACCGAGGCCAAGCGGGAGGTGCCCGCGAACGCCCGCTTCACTGCGGTCCGCGGGCCGCTCACCCAGGCCAAACTGAGCGCAGCCAAGGGCTTCGGCATCCCGGTGCCTGAGGTGTACGGCGACCCGACCCTGCTGGTGCCGCTCTACTATCAGCCGGAGGTCCCGGTCACCGATGAGTACGGCGTGGTCGTGCGATGGAGCGAACGGGCCTGGGCCGAGGCGACCTACGGTCCGGACGTCAAACTGATCGACTGTTCCCGCGGCGACGTGGAGGGAGTGATCGACGACGTGCTGTCCTGCCGGAGGATCGTCAGTTCGTCGCTGCGCGCTCTGACGCTCGCGGATGCGTACGGCATCCCCAGCGCCTGGCTGGCGTCGTCGTCTCCCCGGGGCGGGGTGTTCCAGTTCTATGACTACTTCGCGTCGGTGAACAAGTTCCGCCAGCCACAGAAACTGGATCTGGCCGACCGGCCGGTGACTGTCGACCTACTCGCAGAGTTGTCCTTCACCGACGAACCGATCACCTTCGACCACCGCTGCCTGCTCGACGCTGCGCCCTTCCTGCGCCGCAAGGGCGCGCACAGAGCGGGCCCGAGTTCGATACCGACCCGAGAACCGGGGGACAGTCTGCGGAACAAGGACGGAACCGCCGTGCTGGTGCCGTCGCTGGGCTATTTCGGCGGGATCGCCGCGAACTACTTCTCGGTCAAGGTGCCCCGACCGGTTTCACGGCTCCGCCTGTTCCTCACCGAGGCCGAGGCGCAGCTGGATCTGCGTGGGCTCGAGATGTACCGCAACGGACGGCGCGTTGGAGTCGATGAGTCGAACATCTCGACAGCGCAAAGCTCGGACGCGCGCCGTCCCGGTGCCCGCCGCAGCCCATTCGCGTTCGGCGGGATCCGGACCGAGAAACAGACGGCGCCCTGGTGGGCGGTGACCTTCGACCCGCCGGTCGACGCGGACGAGGTCCGGATCTACAACCGACTCGACGGCTGGGGTGTCCGGGCAAGTTCGCTGACCGTGGCGGCTGCCGGTCCCGACGGCTACTTCGAGACCATCAGGTCGGTGGACTCCGACCGCGCCGTCGAGGCCACGCTCGACCTGCTGCATCGGATCACCGGTCGAGATCTCGACCTGTCGGTTCTGGCCTCGCAATCCGAAGCCATCCGGCTGCGGGAGGAATTGCTGGCCGACCTGGCGGAGCGCACCCTGTCAGGACTGCTGACCGCCGACAGGGAGGAGCAGCGGTTGCTCAGCTCGTTGATCCCACGACGCCGACTGCCGGAGGGGCAGTCGCTGTCCGACGACGAGTGGACCCTGCTGGGGCACCTGCTGGCTGCCGAACGCGCGCGGGTGCCGTCGAGCAAGACGTCGATGGCCGCCTTCCATCGGGTGCTGGATTCGCGCGCCAAACTCCGCCGGCTGGAGTCGGAGGTGAACCGGGCAGGCGAGGTCCTCGGCTCCCCGCGCGCCGTCCTCACCCGGCACGGGTTCACCGACATCGGGATCCTGCAGCAACGCGCCGACGATTACGTCGGCCTCATCCTGCGCGCCACGGCGCTGCTCGACGAGTGCGGGTATCCGGCCATGATCGCCTACGGCACGCTGCTCGGCGCGGTGCGGGAGGGCAACTTCCTGGCCCACGATGACGACGTGGACATGTTGATCCCGATCCCGGCAGCGAACCGGGACGAGGTGGAGAAGGTCCTGGCTCCACTCGCCGAGCAGCTCCGGTCCAAGGGGTGGCGGGTGTCCCGGCCCAACTCGTACACCAACTTCCATCTCGGCGAGCCGGAGACCGGCCTGCACGTCGATGTCTTCCCGCTGTTGGTCGACGGTGAGAGGTCCAGCCTGCACATGGAGAAGATGCGGCTGCGAGACATCGCCACCGACGTCGTCCTGCCGCCCAAACCGTTCACCTTCCTGGGTCGTGAGGTGCTCGTCCCGGCGGACCCGGAGGCGTTCCTGGCAGACCGCTACGGGGACGGCTGGTCTACGCCGGATCCGTTCTATGACTGGCCGTGGGCGTTGCACGACTGA
- a CDS encoding class I SAM-dependent methyltransferase, producing the protein MYFYYRRFLTQVHQRLRPRNYLEIGVRNGGSLALSRCRSVAIDPAYSITAELNAPVSLFRTSSDEYFARADPLQPTDGQPFDLTFIDGLHLFEFALRDFINAERHSSNRGVIIFDDVLPRTVDEAARVRHTHAWTGDVYSVLGVIAKYRPELSVITIGTQPTGLLMITGLDPTSTVLTDHYHEILREFRHADPQPVPEHLLDRLAIAPPQKVLDSGLLELLGNADPATSSADLRQQIADVVSANVGRAYAPGEPVGATFEG; encoded by the coding sequence ATGTACTTCTACTACCGCAGATTTCTGACCCAGGTCCACCAGCGCCTGCGTCCTCGCAACTACCTGGAGATAGGAGTCCGCAACGGCGGCAGCCTCGCGCTGTCCCGCTGCAGGTCGGTGGCGATCGATCCGGCGTACTCGATCACGGCCGAACTCAACGCACCCGTTTCGTTGTTCCGAACCTCCAGTGACGAGTACTTCGCCCGAGCGGATCCGCTTCAGCCGACCGACGGGCAGCCGTTCGATCTCACGTTCATCGACGGGCTGCACCTCTTCGAGTTCGCGCTCCGCGACTTCATCAACGCGGAACGACACTCCAGCAACCGTGGCGTGATCATCTTCGACGACGTCCTGCCCCGCACCGTCGACGAGGCGGCCAGGGTGCGACACACCCATGCCTGGACCGGCGATGTGTATTCGGTTCTCGGCGTGATCGCCAAGTACCGCCCCGAACTGTCGGTGATCACCATCGGAACACAGCCGACCGGCCTGTTGATGATCACCGGACTGGATCCCACCAGCACCGTGCTGACTGATCACTACCACGAGATCCTGCGCGAGTTCCGGCACGCGGACCCGCAGCCGGTTCCCGAGCACCTGCTTGATCGGCTGGCCATCGCTCCGCCGCAGAAGGTGTTGGACTCCGGACTCCTGGAATTGCTCGGCAACGCCGATCCGGCCACGTCGTCGGCCGACCTCAGGCAACAGATCGCCGACGTCGTGTCAGCGAACGTCGGTCGGGCGTACGCACCGGGCGAGCCCGTTGGAGCTACGTTCGAAGGCTGA
- a CDS encoding DUF563 domain-containing protein — MPETVDMNNSPGGAERAIRLAVEKLGGRSGLGMVGKSVGTTARRSLGLARRIAGPRAGRHPDSEGRRKVFVIADRMPPGALRPYLEPYWDDELHVVAPEPQVEWGLDGEQRRYHKLDQHSNVRWHLKLHGPVDVIVYVRRGTSAKHEAALRQLLFHLAPGGSYVIPMAKITGYTQGRDLGRCLATMLAGLADGKQAASAQDYDELLWATSSVTVDRDFIRIGKRGRHYLKLSDRSTNRMLGSRNHNVAVRQLELLSRGELTSSGQVDSIGATRELVGLDPAVKYPPMHLREYRGRIGFVSNSLVFTDNEILPDSFRHHLAGDLRNPRMVNVDESFARLDEHVRPQETIDGAFYLLDSENSGHFGHLMTEVISRLWGWPRAKEENPDLKVIFRLRHVNERNPELEQTVFTAYGIQPDDIVWVDHPVYLQTAYGATPMFHNAMPHYVHPQIRTVWRRLRDGLDRSGAPQFDRVFLSRRDTLGNRRCLNRVAVEERFAAEGFEIVYPEDYPLRHQAGMLEHARIVAGFGGSAMFNTLFAENLEQMIVLNQEAYTARNEHLIALALGADIHYLWNVPEIQQPEEGWSREAYKSNWTFDFSRLGTELDRLLVGTRG; from the coding sequence ATGCCGGAAACCGTGGATATGAACAATTCGCCGGGCGGCGCCGAACGCGCAATCCGATTGGCAGTTGAGAAGCTCGGCGGGAGATCCGGTCTGGGAATGGTCGGGAAATCGGTCGGAACGACTGCCCGACGCTCCCTGGGCCTGGCTCGGCGAATTGCCGGGCCGCGGGCCGGCCGGCACCCGGACAGCGAGGGTCGCCGGAAGGTGTTCGTGATTGCCGACAGGATGCCGCCCGGTGCGCTTCGCCCGTATCTGGAGCCGTACTGGGACGACGAGCTGCATGTTGTCGCCCCCGAGCCCCAGGTCGAGTGGGGTTTGGACGGAGAGCAGCGCCGCTACCACAAGCTCGATCAGCATTCCAACGTCAGGTGGCATCTCAAGCTGCACGGACCGGTCGACGTCATCGTGTACGTCCGACGTGGGACCTCGGCGAAACATGAGGCCGCGCTGCGGCAACTGTTGTTCCATCTCGCTCCCGGCGGCAGCTACGTGATTCCCATGGCCAAGATCACCGGGTACACCCAGGGTCGTGACCTCGGACGCTGCCTGGCCACGATGCTCGCCGGGCTGGCCGACGGCAAACAGGCAGCATCGGCCCAGGATTACGACGAGTTGCTGTGGGCGACGAGTTCGGTGACGGTCGACCGCGACTTCATCAGGATCGGCAAGCGCGGCCGGCACTACCTGAAGCTGTCCGACCGATCGACCAATCGGATGCTCGGTAGTCGGAATCACAATGTCGCCGTCCGTCAGCTCGAACTTCTCTCCCGCGGCGAGCTGACATCATCGGGACAGGTCGACTCGATCGGGGCGACCCGAGAACTCGTCGGCCTCGACCCGGCGGTCAAGTATCCGCCCATGCATCTGCGCGAGTATCGCGGGCGGATCGGTTTCGTCAGCAACAGCCTCGTCTTCACAGACAACGAGATCCTCCCAGACTCGTTCAGACACCATCTGGCCGGCGACCTCCGGAACCCGCGGATGGTCAATGTCGACGAGAGTTTCGCCCGTCTCGACGAGCATGTTCGCCCGCAGGAGACCATTGACGGCGCCTTCTACCTGCTGGATTCGGAGAATTCCGGACATTTCGGGCACCTGATGACCGAGGTCATCTCCCGGTTGTGGGGCTGGCCGCGGGCAAAGGAGGAGAATCCGGACCTGAAGGTCATCTTCCGGTTGCGCCACGTCAACGAACGGAACCCCGAACTCGAGCAGACTGTGTTCACGGCGTACGGAATCCAACCCGACGACATCGTCTGGGTTGACCATCCGGTGTATCTGCAGACCGCCTACGGTGCGACGCCGATGTTCCACAATGCGATGCCGCATTACGTCCATCCACAGATCCGGACGGTGTGGCGCCGACTGCGGGACGGATTGGACCGCTCCGGAGCGCCACAATTCGACCGCGTCTTCCTGTCGCGTCGCGACACGTTGGGAAACCGCCGCTGTCTCAACCGGGTTGCGGTGGAGGAGCGGTTCGCGGCGGAAGGTTTCGAGATCGTCTATCCGGAGGACTATCCGTTGCGGCACCAGGCCGGGATGCTGGAGCATGCCCGGATTGTCGCGGGATTCGGCGGGAGTGCCATGTTCAACACCCTGTTCGCCGAGAATCTGGAGCAGATGATCGTCCTCAACCAGGAGGCGTACACCGCCCGGAACGAGCACCTGATCGCGCTCGCGCTGGGCGCCGACATTCACTACCTGTGGAACGTCCCGGAGATACAGCAGCCTGAGGAAGGTTGGTCCCGCGAAGCGTACAAGTCGAACTGGACGTTCGACTTCTCGCGCCTGGGCACAGAGCTGGACAGACTGCTCGTCGGCACCAGGGGCTGA
- a CDS encoding glycosyltransferase family A protein, whose protein sequence is MGLNLPAWPRFPASLGVRRRPRVSVVVPVFNAMPYLTELLSSLDDQGLSPAQLQVILVDDGSTDGSPAVLDDFGRDRPNVIVLHQVNSGWPGQPRNKGLEHATGRWVFFADADDYFASGALADLADYGDRQRTQIVLPRVNRFGNRSAGRRLVKTKDRVSKEVAFRSFTPHKLVRRDLIMKNGVRFPEGKVRLEDGIFFSRCFLLTDRISALADREYYMMRGRTDGGNISRQPKDPAGYVSSVERIVQTTNELCDDPGLRSRLIAIVLHRKCLKLYAGGFARLSDDLQQRWLTEHRQLLTRYMTAEIRAELAPIDQDRLALVLTGDRSRILAHIRDNRVRPAGRTTALEL, encoded by the coding sequence ATGGGGCTGAATCTGCCCGCCTGGCCCCGGTTCCCGGCGTCACTGGGGGTTCGCCGAAGGCCGCGCGTCTCGGTCGTCGTTCCCGTCTTCAACGCGATGCCCTATCTGACCGAACTGCTCAGCTCCTTGGATGACCAGGGACTGTCACCGGCGCAACTGCAGGTCATCCTGGTCGACGACGGCTCGACCGACGGAAGTCCCGCCGTCCTCGACGATTTCGGCCGCGATCGCCCGAACGTGATCGTGCTGCATCAGGTGAATTCCGGGTGGCCGGGTCAGCCCCGCAACAAGGGTCTGGAGCATGCGACCGGGCGATGGGTCTTCTTCGCCGACGCCGACGACTACTTCGCATCAGGGGCTCTGGCCGACCTGGCCGACTACGGAGACCGGCAACGTACTCAGATCGTGTTACCCCGGGTCAACCGGTTCGGCAACCGAAGCGCCGGCCGTCGTCTGGTCAAGACGAAGGACAGAGTCTCCAAAGAGGTCGCGTTCCGGTCGTTCACCCCGCACAAGCTCGTGCGGCGGGACCTGATCATGAAGAACGGAGTGCGTTTCCCGGAGGGGAAGGTCCGGTTGGAGGACGGCATCTTCTTCAGCCGTTGCTTCCTCCTGACGGACCGGATCTCTGCCCTTGCGGATCGGGAGTACTACATGATGCGCGGCCGTACGGACGGCGGCAACATCTCCAGACAGCCCAAGGATCCGGCCGGCTACGTGAGTTCTGTCGAGCGGATCGTGCAGACCACCAACGAGCTCTGTGACGACCCCGGACTGCGAAGCAGACTGATCGCCATCGTGCTGCATCGCAAGTGCCTGAAACTCTATGCCGGCGGATTCGCCCGACTCTCCGATGATCTTCAGCAGCGGTGGCTCACCGAGCATCGCCAGCTCCTGACCAGGTACATGACTGCAGAGATCAGGGCCGAACTCGCACCGATCGACCAGGATCGGCTCGCTCTGGTACTCACCGGGGACCGATCCCGGATCCTGGCGCACATCCGCGACAACCGGGTACGACCGGCGGGCCGGACAACTGCTCTGGAGCTGTGA
- a CDS encoding sigma 54-interacting transcriptional regulator, which produces MSQASTHTPSSERPRTLGQLKASGYRTRGVKEEIRANLLHRLRSGERAFPGIVGFEDTVLPELEAALLAGHDFVLLGERGQGKTRLMRTVGQLLDEWIPVVDGCEINDDPYDPLCVRCQALAVETGDDLPIGWLHRDDRYTEKLATPDTSVGDLIGDVDPVKVAEGRTLGDPETIHYGLVPRTHRGVFGLNELPDLAERIQVALFNVLEERDIQVRGYSIRLPLDVLVIATANPEDYTNRGRIITPLKDRFGGEIRTHYLTDISDEAELLRQETHLVADVGDHLLEAIARLSRGLRESPSVDQRSGVSARFSIAATEAVAASALRRAARTGEPEAVARIGDLPQILPTLLGKIEFEMGEEGREAAVLDHLLKLAVAETFRERLSGVDLSGFTKIFAEGSVVETGDLVAADELLRQFGTLSGLSRVLDRLGYGDDANRGEVAAAVEFVLEGLYLTRRIEKDVVDGRTVYGG; this is translated from the coding sequence ATGAGTCAGGCATCAACCCACACCCCTTCGTCCGAACGGCCCCGCACGCTCGGCCAACTGAAGGCCTCCGGATATCGCACCCGCGGCGTCAAGGAGGAGATCCGCGCAAACCTGCTGCACCGGCTGCGATCGGGGGAGCGGGCGTTTCCTGGCATCGTCGGATTCGAGGACACGGTGCTTCCCGAACTCGAAGCCGCCCTCCTCGCCGGCCACGACTTCGTCCTGCTCGGCGAGCGCGGCCAGGGCAAGACCCGGCTGATGCGCACCGTGGGACAACTGCTGGACGAATGGATCCCGGTCGTCGACGGCTGTGAGATCAACGACGATCCCTACGATCCGCTCTGCGTACGCTGCCAGGCCCTCGCCGTGGAGACCGGCGACGATCTGCCGATCGGCTGGCTGCACCGCGACGACCGCTACACCGAGAAGCTCGCCACGCCCGACACGTCGGTCGGTGACCTGATCGGCGACGTCGACCCGGTCAAGGTGGCCGAGGGCCGCACCCTCGGCGATCCGGAGACCATCCACTACGGACTGGTGCCGCGCACCCACCGGGGCGTCTTCGGCCTCAACGAACTGCCCGACCTGGCCGAGCGGATCCAGGTGGCCCTGTTCAACGTGCTCGAAGAACGCGACATCCAGGTCCGCGGCTACTCGATCCGGCTGCCACTTGATGTGCTGGTCATCGCGACCGCCAACCCCGAGGACTACACCAACCGCGGCCGGATCATCACCCCGCTCAAGGACCGCTTCGGCGGCGAGATCCGGACCCACTATCTGACCGACATCTCCGACGAGGCGGAACTGCTCCGCCAGGAGACCCACCTGGTCGCCGATGTAGGTGATCATCTCCTCGAGGCGATCGCCAGGCTGAGCCGCGGGTTGCGCGAATCACCGTCGGTCGACCAGCGCTCCGGGGTGTCGGCCCGGTTCTCGATCGCGGCGACCGAGGCAGTCGCTGCGTCGGCATTGCGCCGTGCTGCCCGCACCGGCGAACCGGAGGCAGTGGCCAGGATCGGTGATCTTCCGCAGATCTTGCCGACCCTGCTGGGCAAGATCGAATTCGAGATGGGCGAGGAGGGCAGGGAGGCCGCAGTCCTTGATCATCTGCTGAAACTGGCTGTCGCCGAGACCTTCCGGGAGCGGCTCAGCGGTGTCGATCTCTCCGGGTTCACCAAGATCTTTGCCGAGGGCTCGGTGGTGGAGACCGGTGATCTGGTCGCGGCGGACGAGCTGCTTCGCCAGTTCGGCACCCTGTCCGGATTGTCCCGGGTGCTGGACCGGCTCGGTTACGGTGACGACGCCAACCGCGGTGAGGTGGCCGCCGCCGTGGAGTTCGTGCTGGAAGGCCTCTACCTGACTCGTCGGATCGAGAAGGACGTGGTCGACGGACGAACGGTCTACGGCGGTTGA